In one Sphingobium indicum B90A genomic region, the following are encoded:
- a CDS encoding TorF family putative porin has product MPPTEKGAALACAFLASAFQAGVGAGPAFAQYADGVSATVEVASEERRRGLSWSEGDPVLRGTLSVPVADGLSIDGTAASLSGSDRHGGADAVVDLGAAYARQVGGWRLSAEGRYRLFPGSSGQGYGEFGAGAAFQIGPASIDFNGSYAPRQSSIGGDNLYLSASAAMGLPGTPLTVSARIGRSSGDARDPARAARLRPDGTYWDYGIGVDYMKGRWFAGLRYADSSIAGSRSRHAGASLIGRVGLGL; this is encoded by the coding sequence TTGCCTCCAACTGAGAAAGGGGCGGCGCTGGCCTGCGCCTTTCTGGCCAGCGCCTTCCAGGCTGGCGTCGGCGCCGGCCCCGCCTTCGCGCAATATGCCGACGGCGTCTCCGCGACGGTGGAAGTCGCCAGCGAGGAACGGCGCCGGGGGCTGAGTTGGAGCGAGGGCGACCCGGTGCTGCGGGGCACGCTGTCCGTGCCCGTGGCGGACGGGCTGAGCATCGACGGCACGGCCGCCTCGCTGAGCGGCAGCGACCGGCACGGCGGAGCCGATGCCGTCGTCGACCTGGGCGCGGCCTATGCGCGACAGGTCGGCGGCTGGCGGCTTTCCGCCGAAGGGCGCTATCGCCTTTTCCCCGGAAGCTCGGGGCAAGGCTATGGCGAATTCGGCGCAGGCGCGGCTTTCCAGATCGGACCGGCCAGCATCGACTTCAACGGCAGCTATGCTCCCCGGCAATCGTCCATCGGCGGCGACAATCTCTATCTGTCCGCTTCGGCGGCGATGGGGTTGCCGGGCACGCCCCTCACCGTCTCGGCGCGGATCGGCCGGTCTTCGGGCGATGCGCGCGACCCGGCCCGCGCCGCGCGACTGCGCCCGGACGGCACCTATTGGGACTATGGCATTGGCGTCGACTATATGAAAGGCCGCTGGTTCGCGGGCCTGCGCTATGCCGACAGCAGCATCGCAGGCTCCCGCAGCCGCCATGCGGGAGCAAGCCTGATCGGGCGGGTGGGGTTAGGCCTTTAG
- the moaA gene encoding GTP 3',8-cyclase MoaA, which yields MEMADPGRTALTDALGRRISYLRISVTDRCDLRCRYCMAERMTFLPRDQILTLEEIALLADLFIARGVRRIRLTGGEPLVRRDIIDLVRRIGRHVGAGLDELTLTTNGTRLAHHAQALADAGVRRVNVSLDSLDPERFAHVTRNGDIRPVLEGLAAARAAGLAVKINMVALKGVNEDEILPMLHWCDDQGFDLTLIETMPLGETGEDRTDHYLPLTQVADSIRRHRALTPIPHRTGGPARYHAVDGLKARLGLITPLTHNFCADCNRMRMTCEGKIFMCLGHEDHVDLKAAFRQGGLPAVEPLIDRALRLKPAAHDFRIGADAAPAVRRHMSVTGG from the coding sequence ATGGAGATGGCCGATCCTGGACGCACGGCCCTGACCGATGCACTCGGCCGCCGGATCAGCTATTTGCGGATTTCGGTGACGGATCGCTGCGACCTGCGCTGCCGCTATTGCATGGCGGAGCGGATGACATTCCTTCCCAGGGACCAAATTCTGACGCTGGAGGAGATCGCGCTGCTGGCCGACCTCTTCATCGCCCGGGGCGTGCGCAGGATCAGGCTGACCGGCGGCGAACCTCTGGTGCGGCGCGACATCATCGACCTCGTCCGGCGGATCGGGCGACATGTGGGCGCGGGCCTGGATGAACTGACGCTCACCACCAACGGCACGCGGCTGGCGCACCATGCGCAGGCGCTTGCCGATGCGGGCGTCAGGCGCGTCAATGTCAGCCTGGACAGCCTGGACCCCGAACGTTTCGCGCATGTAACGCGGAACGGCGACATCCGGCCGGTGCTGGAGGGGCTGGCGGCGGCGCGGGCGGCCGGGCTGGCGGTCAAGATCAACATGGTCGCGCTCAAGGGCGTCAATGAGGACGAGATCCTGCCGATGCTGCATTGGTGCGACGATCAGGGTTTCGACCTGACCCTGATCGAGACCATGCCCCTGGGCGAGACCGGGGAAGACCGCACGGACCATTATCTGCCGCTGACGCAGGTCGCCGATTCCATCCGCCGCCATCGCGCGCTGACGCCGATCCCGCACCGCACCGGCGGCCCGGCGCGCTATCATGCGGTCGATGGGTTGAAGGCGCGGCTGGGGCTGATCACGCCGCTCACCCATAATTTCTGCGCCGATTGCAACCGCATGCGCATGACCTGCGAGGGCAAGATCTTCATGTGCCTGGGCCATGAGGATCATGTCGACCTGAAGGCCGCCTTCCGCCAGGGCGGACTGCCGGCGGTGGAGCCGTTGATCGACCGCGCCCTGCGGCTGAAGCCGGCGGCGCATGACTTCCGCATCGGCGCGGACGCCGCGCCGGCGGTGCGGCGGCATATGAGCGTGACCGGCGGATGA
- a CDS encoding SPOR domain-containing protein, with amino-acid sequence MSMKQIWGVLAAGTMLSLAQAASADVKAGVDAWQQGDYARAVAVWQPLAQSGDPDAQFNMGQAYKLGRGVKADPALAIDWYRKAAKQGHSRAEDNLGLLMFQQGDRAGAFPYLQRAAERGEPRAQYIVGTALFNGDLTAKNWVRAYALMTRASQSGLAQATASLRQMDKYIPQDQRNDAIAMAGSIGRQSATADEPRLPAPVVREAPAPVRTAQLPPSTPSKPKAPEPTAKPAPAKTTAAKPPESRPPESRLPASRPALPKPASGGWRVQIGAFSAEARARALWTQLSAKVGGLSGYQPYILTSGGVTRLQAGPLASSADASRLCGAIKAAGAECMPKKM; translated from the coding sequence ATGAGCATGAAGCAGATCTGGGGCGTGTTGGCCGCCGGAACCATGTTGAGCCTGGCGCAGGCTGCGTCGGCCGATGTGAAGGCCGGCGTCGATGCCTGGCAGCAGGGCGATTATGCCAGGGCGGTGGCGGTGTGGCAGCCGCTGGCGCAGTCCGGCGATCCCGATGCGCAGTTCAACATGGGCCAGGCCTACAAGCTGGGTCGCGGCGTGAAGGCCGATCCCGCGCTCGCCATCGACTGGTATCGCAAGGCCGCGAAACAGGGCCATTCCCGCGCCGAGGACAATCTGGGCCTTCTGATGTTCCAGCAGGGCGACCGCGCAGGCGCCTTTCCCTATCTGCAACGCGCCGCCGAACGGGGCGAGCCGCGCGCGCAATATATCGTCGGCACCGCCCTGTTCAACGGAGACCTGACCGCGAAGAACTGGGTGCGCGCCTATGCGCTGATGACGCGGGCGTCGCAATCCGGCCTGGCCCAGGCGACGGCCAGCCTCCGCCAGATGGACAAATATATTCCGCAGGACCAGCGCAACGACGCGATCGCCATGGCCGGGTCCATCGGCCGGCAGAGCGCGACGGCGGATGAACCCCGCCTGCCCGCGCCCGTGGTGCGGGAGGCCCCTGCCCCCGTGCGGACGGCGCAATTGCCGCCCTCCACTCCATCCAAGCCCAAGGCTCCGGAACCGACGGCGAAACCAGCGCCCGCCAAGACAACAGCCGCCAAGCCCCCAGAATCCAGGCCCCCAGAATCCAGACTCCCTGCATCCAGGCCCGCCCTGCCCAAGCCGGCGAGCGGCGGCTGGCGCGTTCAGATCGGCGCCTTCAGCGCGGAGGCGCGCGCCCGCGCGCTCTGGACGCAGCTCAGCGCGAAGGTCGGCGGCCTGTCCGGCTACCAGCCCTATATCCTGACCAGCGGCGGCGTGACCCGGTTGCAGGCCGGTCCCCTGGCAAGCAGCGCGGACGCCAGCCGGCTGTGCGGCGCGATCAAGGCGGCCGGGGCGGAGTGCATGCCGAAGAAGATGTAA
- a CDS encoding NAD kinase, with product MTDDVRRALVASPSPAAKAAEERLRASYDFVPVEQADMIIALGGDGFMLQTLHSMLEGRRILPVFGMNLGTVGFLMNEWRLERLEQRIEAAKPFKVSPLRMIVDTVDGERFSIPAINEVSLLRETRQTAKLEVKVNDRTVLPELVCDGVLVATPAGSTAYNLSAHGPILPLGSALVALTPISPFRPRRWRGAILPENTVIQFTALDPVKRPVSAVADQREVRDVAQVEVKIDRATPLTLLFDPEHTLDDRIAAEQFIA from the coding sequence ATGACCGACGACGTCCGGCGCGCCCTGGTCGCGTCCCCCAGCCCGGCAGCCAAGGCGGCGGAGGAAAGGCTGCGCGCTTCCTATGATTTCGTGCCCGTGGAGCAGGCGGACATGATCATCGCGCTGGGCGGCGACGGCTTCATGCTCCAGACGCTGCACTCCATGCTGGAGGGGCGCCGCATCCTGCCGGTGTTCGGCATGAATCTGGGCACGGTCGGCTTCCTGATGAACGAATGGCGGCTCGAACGGCTGGAACAGCGGATAGAGGCGGCCAAGCCCTTCAAGGTCAGCCCGCTGCGCATGATCGTCGACACCGTGGATGGGGAGCGTTTTTCCATCCCCGCCATCAATGAAGTCTCGCTGCTGCGCGAAACGCGCCAGACCGCCAAGCTGGAGGTGAAGGTCAACGACCGCACCGTCCTGCCCGAACTGGTGTGCGACGGCGTGCTGGTGGCGACGCCGGCCGGATCGACGGCCTATAATCTTTCCGCCCATGGGCCGATCCTGCCGCTGGGATCGGCGCTGGTGGCGCTGACGCCGATCAGCCCCTTCCGCCCCCGGCGCTGGCGCGGTGCGATCCTGCCAGAAAATACGGTGATCCAGTTCACCGCGCTCGATCCGGTGAAGCGCCCGGTCAGCGCCGTGGCGGACCAGCGCGAAGTGCGCGACGTCGCCCAGGTGGAGGTGAAGATCGACCGCGCGACGCCGCTGACGCTGTTGTTCGACCCGGAACATACGCTGGACGACCGGATCGCGGCCGAACAGTTCATCGCGTGA
- a CDS encoding 2-oxoadipate dioxygenase/decarboxylase family protein, producing MSVENQSVINALVEGFLGPEPARAALAALDLDPRLTGQGGPHVTRAAFAMAMNVALFHDLLERVPSGAAYVADRLARGGKVVFDHGALRTVRLAKGATGQLPPGEEAFTRILVPLGYEMAAVYPLDRLRMTGRAYRHVDLPEAIPQFFLSELHVDRFDPEFAEAAARIFGTSRDPLTSEAQAVLEKFADDRPVTLEEAAAALPAIVAAFDRQHRPPSVEDYELLLSRSHEAAWIATEGNAFNHATDRVADVAALAERLKAEDWPIKDRLEISRTGRVRQTALRADTVERLFAGNELRRVPGSFYEFISRDIDPETGRLDLAFDTGNATGIFAMTGVQGEGRG from the coding sequence ATGTCGGTGGAAAATCAGTCGGTGATCAATGCGCTGGTGGAGGGGTTTCTCGGCCCCGAACCGGCACGGGCGGCGCTCGCAGCGCTCGATCTGGACCCCCGCCTGACGGGACAGGGCGGCCCCCATGTCACGCGCGCCGCCTTCGCCATGGCGATGAACGTCGCGCTGTTCCACGACCTTCTGGAAAGGGTGCCCAGCGGGGCCGCCTATGTCGCGGACCGGCTGGCGCGGGGCGGCAAGGTGGTGTTCGACCATGGCGCGCTGCGCACCGTGCGGCTGGCCAAGGGCGCGACCGGACAATTGCCGCCGGGCGAGGAGGCGTTCACCCGCATATTGGTGCCGCTGGGCTATGAGATGGCCGCCGTCTATCCGCTGGACCGGCTGCGGATGACCGGCCGGGCCTATCGCCATGTCGACCTGCCCGAAGCGATCCCGCAATTCTTCCTGTCGGAACTGCATGTCGACCGCTTCGACCCGGAATTCGCAGAGGCGGCGGCGCGCATATTCGGCACTTCCCGCGATCCGCTGACATCCGAAGCCCAGGCCGTGCTGGAAAAATTCGCGGACGACCGCCCCGTCACGCTGGAGGAAGCCGCCGCGGCCCTGCCCGCGATCGTCGCGGCCTTCGACCGGCAGCATCGGCCGCCGAGCGTCGAGGATTATGAACTGCTGCTTTCCCGTTCCCATGAGGCGGCCTGGATCGCGACGGAGGGCAATGCCTTCAACCACGCGACGGACCGGGTGGCGGACGTCGCCGCACTGGCGGAACGGTTGAAGGCGGAGGACTGGCCGATCAAGGACCGGCTGGAAATCTCCCGCACCGGACGGGTCAGGCAGACGGCCCTGCGCGCCGACACGGTGGAACGGCTCTTTGCCGGCAACGAACTGCGCCGGGTTCCAGGATCGTTCTACGAATTCATCAGCCGCGACATCGATCCTGAAACCGGCAGGCTGGACCTTGCCTTCGACACCGGCAATGCGACGGGCATCTTCGCCATGACCGGCGTGCAGGGCGAAGGACGCGGATAA
- a CDS encoding ParA family protein, whose amino-acid sequence MRILALASQKGGSGKTTLSGHLAVQAQMAGAGPVVLIDIDPQGSLADWWNEREAEYPAFAQTTVARLAADLEILRQQGFKLAVIDTPPAITMAIQSVISVAELIVVPTRPSPHDLRAVGATVDLCERAGKPLIFVVNAATPKARITSEAAVALSQHGTVAPVTLHHRTDFAASMIDGRTVMEVDPNGRSAGEVTQLWTYVSDRLEKNFRRTVFSVPHNAVGTAGTVRPASGGFGRRISQ is encoded by the coding sequence GTGCGCATATTGGCATTGGCATCGCAAAAGGGGGGATCGGGCAAGACCACCCTGTCGGGACACCTGGCCGTCCAGGCGCAAATGGCGGGCGCCGGTCCGGTCGTGCTGATCGACATCGACCCGCAAGGATCGCTGGCCGACTGGTGGAACGAGCGCGAGGCCGAATATCCCGCCTTCGCCCAGACCACGGTGGCGCGCCTGGCCGCGGACCTGGAGATACTGCGCCAGCAGGGCTTCAAGCTCGCCGTCATCGACACGCCGCCCGCCATCACCATGGCGATCCAGAGCGTCATTTCCGTCGCTGAGCTGATCGTCGTCCCGACCCGCCCCAGCCCGCACGATCTGCGCGCCGTGGGCGCCACGGTCGACCTGTGCGAACGGGCGGGCAAGCCGCTGATCTTCGTCGTCAACGCCGCCACGCCCAAGGCGCGCATCACGTCCGAAGCCGCCGTCGCCCTGTCGCAGCATGGCACGGTCGCGCCGGTCACGCTGCACCACCGCACCGATTTCGCCGCATCGATGATCGACGGCCGCACGGTGATGGAGGTCGACCCCAATGGCCGCTCCGCGGGGGAGGTCACGCAGCTATGGACCTATGTGTCTGACCGGCTGGAAAAGAATTTCCGCCGCACCGTCTTTTCCGTGCCGCACAATGCCGTCGGCACGGCGGGCACGGTCCGTCCGGCAAGCGGCGGCTTCGGCCGCCGGATCTCGCAATAA
- a CDS encoding putative bifunctional diguanylate cyclase/phosphodiesterase: protein MSGETALDGQRSLFILSPGDRDGLSQQARAAGWRAIAARRATDAAQRFLHSDAQIALADMRGAGDGDIRLIASLGPSVDAGGGALIVLVDAGDMAAVPALLEAGATHFLAAPFTPAELRATLASAQRLVDRLVGGTTHSRRAQRIRRGDALFWERDGDRIRISDNLARHLGLDRQSVDPATFIRRLPRAERRSVIAALRGMMRSGRPEAFAHAAPGRPGDRLVHHLRLVDGVVAADVEWLSDAHGHDATGRDDLTGLRSRQAALDWLEQRQGLATTVLLLSISQFDRMNAAYGQVVGDALLGRIARRIERMTVDMAVGAMVARIAGTEFLIGLTGEAATAEKATFLARQLIGAIGRPFSAGDHLIRLTARCGIAQSRADDDATRLIRRAGTALADARVGGGEGIRIFSSEKRSRQVDADQLETDLRLALDRGEIGILFQPQYPVDGEHMIGVEALARWNHPQYGALGAGMLFATAGRSDYMLPLSAHIQAEALRQAAAWPRALSHLRLSINVTAEDIAQPGFMPQFLNLVDMSGFPRSRLTVEITESGLIEDVDNATALLTALRAEGLAVAVDDFGTGYSSLAYLKSLPLDYLKIDSGLAQDIAGTARDRIIVRGVIHMAKSLGLRVIAEGVETEQQLDLLTREGCDYYQGFLRSAGVSSADLVALALKA from the coding sequence GTGAGCGGCGAGACCGCACTGGACGGACAGCGCAGCCTCTTCATCCTGTCGCCGGGCGACCGCGACGGATTGTCGCAGCAGGCGAGGGCGGCGGGCTGGCGCGCCATAGCCGCCCGTCGCGCCACCGATGCCGCGCAGCGCTTCCTGCACAGCGACGCCCAGATCGCCCTGGCCGACATGCGCGGCGCGGGCGATGGCGACATCCGCCTGATCGCGTCGCTGGGTCCGTCGGTGGATGCGGGCGGGGGCGCGCTGATCGTGCTGGTCGACGCGGGGGACATGGCCGCAGTGCCGGCATTGCTGGAGGCGGGGGCGACGCATTTCCTTGCCGCGCCCTTCACGCCCGCCGAACTGCGCGCCACGCTGGCTTCGGCGCAGCGGCTGGTCGACCGGCTGGTCGGCGGGACGACGCACAGCCGGCGCGCCCAGCGCATCCGGCGCGGCGACGCGCTGTTCTGGGAGAGGGATGGGGACCGCATCCGCATCAGCGACAATCTTGCGCGCCATCTGGGTCTTGACCGGCAGAGCGTCGACCCGGCGACCTTCATCCGCCGCCTGCCGCGTGCCGAGCGCCGTTCCGTGATCGCCGCGCTGCGCGGCATGATGCGGTCCGGCCGTCCGGAGGCCTTCGCCCATGCCGCGCCGGGCCGTCCGGGCGACCGGCTGGTGCATCATCTGCGGCTGGTCGACGGGGTCGTCGCGGCGGATGTGGAGTGGCTGTCCGACGCGCATGGCCATGACGCCACCGGACGGGACGACCTGACCGGGCTGCGCTCGCGCCAGGCGGCGCTCGATTGGCTGGAACAGCGGCAGGGGCTGGCGACGACGGTGCTGCTGCTGTCGATCAGCCAGTTCGACCGCATGAACGCCGCCTATGGCCAGGTCGTGGGCGACGCGCTGCTGGGCCGGATCGCCCGCCGCATAGAGCGCATGACCGTCGACATGGCGGTCGGCGCGATGGTCGCGCGCATCGCCGGGACGGAATTCCTGATCGGCCTGACGGGCGAGGCGGCGACGGCGGAAAAGGCGACCTTCCTGGCCCGGCAACTGATCGGCGCCATCGGCCGGCCGTTCAGCGCTGGGGACCATCTGATCCGCCTCACGGCGCGCTGCGGCATCGCCCAGTCGCGGGCGGACGACGACGCCACCCGCCTTATCCGCCGCGCCGGCACCGCTTTGGCCGACGCCAGGGTCGGGGGCGGGGAGGGCATCCGCATCTTCTCCTCCGAAAAACGCAGCCGCCAGGTGGATGCCGACCAGTTGGAAACCGACCTGCGCCTCGCCCTGGATCGAGGGGAAATCGGCATATTGTTCCAGCCGCAATATCCCGTGGATGGGGAGCATATGATCGGCGTGGAGGCATTGGCCCGCTGGAACCATCCGCAATATGGCGCTCTGGGGGCGGGAATGCTGTTCGCCACGGCGGGGCGTTCCGACTATATGCTGCCGCTTTCCGCGCATATCCAGGCCGAAGCGCTGCGGCAGGCCGCCGCCTGGCCGCGCGCGCTGTCGCATCTGCGCCTGTCGATCAACGTCACGGCGGAGGACATCGCCCAGCCCGGCTTCATGCCGCAATTCCTGAACCTGGTGGACATGAGCGGCTTTCCCCGGTCGCGCCTGACGGTGGAGATCACCGAGAGCGGCCTGATCGAGGATGTGGACAATGCCACCGCCTTGCTGACGGCGCTGCGGGCCGAAGGGCTGGCGGTGGCGGTGGACGATTTCGGCACCGGCTATTCCAGCCTTGCCTATCTCAAGAGCCTGCCGCTCGATTATCTGAAGATCGACAGCGGGCTGGCGCAGGACATCGCCGGGACCGCCCGCGACCGAATCATCGTGCGCGGCGTCATCCATATGGCGAAGTCGTTGGGCCTGCGCGTCATCGCCGAAGGGGTGGAGACGGAGCAGCAGCTGGACCTCCTCACCCGCGAAGGTTGCGATTATTATCAGGGTTTCCTGCGTTCGGCGGGCGTTTCCTCCGCCGATCTGGTGGCGCTGGCGCTAAAGGCCTAA
- the tgt gene encoding tRNA guanosine(34) transglycosylase Tgt, whose product MTNPRFSFSIAATDGKARTGAIQMRRGEIRTPAFMPVGTAATVKAMRPAEVRAAGADIILGNTYHLMLRPGAERVARLGGLHGFMGWDRPILTDSGGYQVMSLSALTKMSEEGVAFSSHIDGSRHMLTPERSMEIQRLLDSDIVMAFDECTRNGCTHDEAAKSMERSMRWAKRSRDGFDAGGEHAERAALFGIQQGSLDEGLRRISAERLIDIGFDGYAVGGLAVGEGQEAMFATLDFAPDMLPADKPRYLMGVGKPDDIVGAVERGIDMFDCVLPTRSGRNGQAFTWAGPLNIRNARFAEDMGPLDPRCACPVCATWSRAYLHHLVKAGEMLGAMLMTQHNIHFYQALMQEIRDSIAAGRFASFAADFRRDYQRA is encoded by the coding sequence GTGACAAATCCCCGCTTTTCCTTTTCGATTGCCGCGACCGACGGCAAGGCCCGCACCGGCGCCATCCAGATGCGGCGGGGCGAAATCCGCACGCCCGCCTTCATGCCGGTCGGCACCGCCGCCACGGTCAAGGCGATGCGGCCTGCCGAAGTGCGGGCGGCCGGCGCCGACATCATCCTGGGCAACACCTATCACCTGATGCTTCGGCCGGGCGCGGAGCGCGTGGCGCGACTGGGCGGGCTGCACGGCTTCATGGGTTGGGACCGGCCGATCCTGACCGACAGCGGCGGATACCAGGTGATGAGCCTCAGCGCGCTGACGAAGATGAGCGAGGAGGGCGTCGCCTTTTCCAGCCATATCGACGGGTCCAGGCATATGCTGACCCCGGAACGCTCGATGGAAATCCAGCGGTTGCTGGACAGCGACATCGTCATGGCCTTTGACGAGTGCACCAGGAACGGCTGCACCCATGACGAGGCGGCGAAGTCCATGGAGCGGTCCATGCGCTGGGCGAAGCGATCGCGCGACGGGTTCGACGCAGGCGGGGAGCATGCCGAACGGGCAGCCCTGTTCGGCATCCAGCAGGGATCGCTGGACGAGGGGCTGCGGCGGATTTCGGCGGAAAGGCTGATCGACATCGGCTTCGACGGTTATGCCGTGGGCGGGCTGGCGGTGGGCGAGGGGCAGGAGGCGATGTTCGCCACGCTCGACTTCGCGCCCGACATGCTGCCGGCGGACAAGCCGCGTTACCTGATGGGCGTGGGCAAGCCCGACGATATCGTCGGCGCTGTGGAGCGGGGGATCGACATGTTCGATTGCGTGCTGCCGACGCGCAGCGGGCGCAACGGACAGGCCTTTACCTGGGCCGGGCCGCTCAATATCCGCAATGCGCGCTTCGCGGAGGATATGGGACCGCTCGATCCGCGCTGCGCTTGTCCCGTATGCGCGACCTGGAGCCGCGCCTATCTGCATCATCTGGTCAAGGCCGGCGAGATGCTTGGCGCGATGCTGATGACGCAGCACAATATCCATTTCTACCAGGCGCTGATGCAGGAAATCCGGGACAGCATAGCCGCCGGGCGCTTTGCGAGCTTCGCGGCGGATTTCAGGCGGGATTACCAGAGGGCCTGA
- the purU gene encoding formyltetrahydrofolate deformylase, with protein MLTLACADQVGIVAAVSQFLAERGGFITDSQQYADRKAGRFFMRVAFEATDDRMGDTDRLRGEFGDVGARFAMDWRLTSADEKPRMLIAVSKGSHCLADLLHRWQTGTLAVDIMGVASNHPDMRRITEWHGIPYHELPPNGDKAAQEEALFSLFERTRSEYLILARYMQVLSEGLVERLAGRCVNIHHSFLPGFKGARPYHRAHERGVKLIGATAHFVTADLDEGPIIEQAVERVDHRATAEDMIRIGRDIEAQVLARAVSWLADRRVLQNGGKTVVFR; from the coding sequence GTGCTGACGCTGGCCTGCGCCGACCAGGTCGGCATCGTCGCGGCCGTCAGCCAGTTCCTGGCGGAGCGCGGCGGCTTCATCACCGACAGCCAGCAATATGCCGACCGGAAAGCGGGCCGCTTCTTCATGCGCGTCGCGTTCGAGGCGACGGACGATCGCATGGGCGACACCGACCGGCTGCGCGGCGAGTTCGGCGATGTCGGCGCCCGCTTCGCCATGGACTGGCGGCTGACCAGCGCCGATGAAAAGCCGCGCATGCTGATCGCGGTCTCCAAGGGGTCGCACTGCCTGGCGGACCTGCTGCACCGCTGGCAGACGGGCACGCTGGCGGTCGACATCATGGGCGTGGCGTCCAACCATCCCGACATGCGCCGGATCACCGAATGGCACGGCATCCCCTATCATGAGCTGCCGCCCAATGGCGACAAGGCCGCGCAGGAGGAGGCGCTGTTCAGCCTGTTCGAACGGACACGCTCCGAATATCTGATCCTCGCCCGCTATATGCAGGTGCTTTCCGAAGGGCTGGTGGAAAGGCTGGCCGGGCGCTGCGTCAACATCCACCACAGCTTCCTTCCCGGTTTCAAGGGCGCGCGCCCCTATCACCGCGCGCATGAGCGGGGCGTGAAGCTGATCGGCGCGACCGCCCATTTCGTGACCGCCGATCTGGACGAAGGGCCGATCATCGAACAGGCGGTGGAGCGCGTGGACCATCGCGCGACGGCGGAGGACATGATCCGCATCGGCCGCGACATCGAAGCCCAGGTGCTGGCCAGGGCGGTAAGCTGGCTGGCCGACCGCCGGGTGCTCCAGAATGGCGGCAAGACGGTGGTGTTCCGCTAG
- a CDS encoding SPOR domain-containing protein produces the protein MKRKAFAKAAVASMLIGTTMVGCTGAAFRTAAVAPQKPDRLAAGIEKALADRDGARAVDLAEAAVQAAPQDAGYRQLLGRAYVADGRFASAETALADAMTLGNRDARTIVTLALVKVGLGKDRAARDLLASHADIVPAADYGLAMAMAGDAPEGVRILSEMIHDPAATARTRQNLAYAYALAGRWKDARMMAGFDLDPLAANQRITQWAQNAAPGLSQQRVAALMGVTIDGADAGQPAALALAAPSSPVRTAEAAPAEQAVEAAPVEVAAVDPAPAPSPAIADAPAPMIQAIAAPVRIAAPRQAAPLRAVTPPRLREAPRLQPAAFQASGRASGHWVVQLGAYDNAAIAKEKWFAMARRNSVLANLPVVTSQITVNGATFARLAVGGFDERGEAVALCRAIQARRGQCFVRENAIDALPQRWALATKGRQYASR, from the coding sequence ATGAAGCGCAAGGCCTTCGCCAAAGCAGCGGTCGCGTCGATGCTGATCGGCACGACCATGGTGGGATGCACCGGGGCGGCTTTCCGCACCGCCGCCGTCGCTCCGCAAAAGCCCGATCGGCTGGCGGCCGGCATCGAAAAGGCGCTGGCGGATCGCGACGGCGCCCGCGCGGTCGACCTGGCGGAGGCCGCCGTGCAGGCGGCGCCGCAGGATGCCGGCTACAGGCAGTTGCTTGGCCGCGCCTATGTCGCCGACGGCCGCTTCGCATCGGCGGAAACCGCGCTGGCCGACGCGATGACGCTGGGCAATCGCGATGCGCGCACCATCGTCACCCTCGCGCTGGTAAAGGTAGGCCTGGGCAAGGACCGCGCCGCCCGCGACCTGCTCGCCAGTCATGCCGACATCGTTCCGGCGGCCGACTATGGCCTGGCCATGGCGATGGCGGGCGACGCGCCGGAGGGCGTGCGCATCCTGTCCGAAATGATCCATGATCCGGCGGCCACCGCCCGCACCCGCCAGAACCTGGCCTATGCCTATGCCTTGGCCGGGCGGTGGAAGGATGCGCGCATGATGGCGGGCTTCGACCTCGATCCGCTTGCCGCCAACCAGCGCATCACTCAATGGGCGCAGAATGCCGCGCCCGGCCTTTCGCAGCAGCGCGTCGCGGCGCTGATGGGCGTGACGATCGACGGCGCGGACGCCGGCCAGCCGGCGGCCCTCGCCCTTGCGGCGCCATCGTCGCCGGTTCGGACGGCGGAAGCCGCTCCGGCCGAGCAGGCCGTCGAGGCCGCGCCGGTGGAGGTCGCCGCCGTCGATCCCGCACCCGCGCCGTCGCCCGCCATTGCCGATGCGCCGGCGCCGATGATCCAGGCCATTGCAGCGCCCGTCCGCATCGCCGCCCCGCGCCAGGCCGCGCCGCTGCGCGCCGTGACGCCCCCGCGCCTTCGGGAGGCTCCGCGCCTTCAGCCGGCGGCCTTCCAGGCCAGCGGAAGGGCCAGCGGCCATTGGGTGGTTCAGCTCGGCGCCTATGACAATGCCGCCATCGCCAAGGAAAAATGGTTCGCCATGGCCCGCCGCAACAGCGTGCTGGCGAATTTGCCGGTCGTCACCAGCCAGATCACGGTGAACGGCGCGACCTTCGCCCGTCTGGCCGTCGGCGGCTTCGACGAGCGGGGCGAGGCCGTCGCGCTTTGCCGCGCGATCCAGGCGCGGCGCGGCCAGTGCTTCGTCCGGGAGAATGCGATCGATGCCCTGCCGCAACGCTGGGCGCTGGCGACCAAGGGCCGTCAATACGCATCGCGCTGA